The following are encoded together in the Paludisphaera mucosa genome:
- a CDS encoding metallophosphoesterase family protein: protein MPIHLPPTSRRTFLNSLALGGAALVLPGIRPTSAAGRDEPGGYVALLADTHIDQDAGKVVRDAFNVSASLRAVVADVLAQPRPPACVAVVGDLALKNGQPGDYGRFLELVAPLRERGIPVHLTLGNHDDRDAFRKALHQEAEAAVEGRCAAVVEAAGARLVLLDSLDKVDEVPGLLGEAQRAWLARTLDAAPAAATVVLVHHNPSPTAEPAPGTLQDTAALLDILRPRKQVKALVYGHTHAWRRSEEDGLHLVNLPAVAYPFEKTEPVGWCRFEPLRDGRGATFELRCTGGDRSKDGERAELAWRGA from the coding sequence ATGCCGATCCATCTGCCCCCGACCTCGCGTCGCACGTTCCTCAACAGCCTCGCCCTGGGGGGGGCCGCGCTCGTCCTCCCCGGGATCCGGCCGACGTCCGCGGCCGGGCGCGACGAGCCGGGCGGCTACGTCGCGCTGCTGGCCGACACGCACATCGACCAGGACGCCGGCAAGGTCGTGCGCGACGCCTTCAACGTGAGCGCCAGCCTGCGCGCCGTCGTCGCCGACGTGCTCGCGCAGCCGAGGCCGCCCGCGTGCGTGGCGGTCGTCGGCGACCTCGCGCTCAAGAACGGCCAGCCCGGCGACTACGGCCGGTTCCTGGAGCTCGTCGCCCCGCTCCGCGAGCGCGGGATCCCCGTCCACCTGACCCTGGGCAACCACGACGACCGCGACGCGTTCCGCAAGGCGCTGCACCAGGAAGCCGAGGCCGCGGTCGAGGGCCGATGCGCCGCCGTCGTGGAGGCCGCCGGCGCGCGGCTGGTGCTGCTGGATTCGCTCGACAAGGTGGACGAGGTCCCCGGGCTCCTCGGCGAGGCCCAGCGCGCCTGGCTGGCGAGGACCCTCGACGCCGCGCCCGCCGCGGCGACGGTCGTCCTGGTGCACCACAACCCCTCGCCCACGGCCGAGCCCGCGCCGGGGACGTTGCAGGACACGGCCGCGCTGCTCGACATCCTCCGGCCTCGCAAGCAGGTGAAGGCCCTCGTGTACGGCCACACCCACGCCTGGCGGCGGAGCGAGGAGGACGGGCTGCACCTCGTCAACCTGCCGGCGGTCGCCTACCCCTTCGAAAAAACCGAGCCCGTGGGCTGGTGCCGCTTCGAGCCGCTCCGCGACGGCCGGGGGGCGACGTTCGAGCTGCGATGCACCGGCGGCGATCGGTCGAAGGACGGCGAACGCGCCGAGTTGGCCTGGCGCGGTGCCTGA
- a CDS encoding BlaI/MecI/CopY family transcriptional regulator, whose amino-acid sequence MSESEPSPRELDVLKALWALGSGSVREVHQRMCPGGELAFNTIQTLLRIMETKGLVRHRADGRTFVYEPTYTRDRVTSRLLNRMFDGALDQVVLSLLEVKDASGAELRELERLIAAARKRKESGGGTNTEGG is encoded by the coding sequence ATGTCCGAATCGGAGCCGAGTCCGAGGGAGCTGGACGTGCTCAAGGCGCTCTGGGCCCTGGGCTCGGGGAGCGTGCGCGAGGTGCATCAGCGGATGTGTCCCGGGGGCGAGCTGGCGTTCAACACGATCCAGACGCTGCTGCGGATCATGGAGACGAAGGGGCTCGTGCGGCATCGCGCCGACGGGCGGACGTTCGTCTACGAGCCGACCTACACGCGCGACCGGGTGACCTCGCGGCTGCTGAACCGGATGTTCGACGGGGCGCTCGATCAGGTGGTTTTGAGCCTGCTCGAAGTCAAGGACGCCAGCGGAGCGGAGCTTCGCGAGCTGGAGCGGCTGATCGCCGCGGCGCGGAAGCGGAAGGAGTCCGGAGGCGGCACGAACACCGAAGGAGGCTGA
- the lpxD gene encoding UDP-3-O-(3-hydroxymyristoyl)glucosamine N-acyltransferase, which yields MVATVEQLAALVSGRLVGDGNVAIRSARPVDEAGPGDITFIENERYAKLLRTSPASAAIVGPHFRSKRTPVKDTLAVIEVDDPIAAFIMVRKHLSGASKARWVGVHPQSWVAPTALIGPEAAIYPFAYVGDQAVVGEGSTIHPGAVVGDRVRIGRDCVIHPNVVLYPDVVLEDRVEIHSGTVLGGDGFGYRQVDGRHVKVPHTGRLEVGSDVEIGANCTIDRATFEATRIGEGTKIDNLVMIAHNNQVGRHNLLCAQVGIAGSCKTGDYVVMAGQAGIKDKTVIGDGVVVGAQAGVHRNIPSGQQVLGSPAIPVREQRRLFQMIARLPDMYKQLRELTAQIEAVSAILPMTPSHDGTVGFDDGDGAADPTGF from the coding sequence GTGGTCGCAACGGTCGAACAGCTCGCGGCCTTGGTCAGCGGCCGCCTCGTGGGCGACGGCAACGTCGCCATCCGCTCGGCGCGGCCGGTGGACGAGGCGGGCCCCGGCGACATCACGTTCATCGAGAACGAGCGCTACGCGAAGCTGCTGCGGACGTCCCCGGCGTCCGCCGCGATCGTCGGCCCCCACTTCCGCAGCAAGCGCACGCCGGTCAAGGACACCCTGGCCGTGATCGAGGTCGACGACCCGATCGCCGCGTTCATCATGGTGCGGAAGCACCTCTCGGGCGCGAGCAAGGCCCGCTGGGTCGGGGTCCACCCCCAGTCGTGGGTCGCCCCCACGGCGCTGATCGGCCCCGAGGCCGCCATCTACCCGTTCGCCTACGTCGGCGACCAGGCGGTGGTCGGCGAGGGCTCGACGATCCATCCCGGGGCCGTGGTCGGCGACCGCGTCCGCATCGGCCGCGACTGCGTCATCCACCCCAACGTCGTGCTCTATCCCGACGTCGTGCTGGAGGACCGGGTCGAGATCCACTCGGGCACCGTGCTGGGCGGCGACGGCTTCGGCTACCGCCAGGTCGACGGCCGGCACGTCAAGGTCCCCCACACGGGCCGCCTCGAAGTCGGCTCCGACGTCGAGATCGGCGCGAACTGCACGATCGACCGGGCGACCTTCGAGGCCACCCGGATCGGCGAGGGGACCAAGATCGACAACCTGGTCATGATCGCCCACAACAACCAGGTCGGCCGCCACAACCTGCTCTGCGCCCAGGTCGGGATCGCCGGCAGCTGCAAGACCGGCGACTACGTCGTGATGGCCGGCCAGGCCGGGATCAAGGACAAGACCGTGATCGGCGACGGCGTGGTGGTCGGCGCCCAGGCGGGCGTGCACCGCAACATCCCCAGCGGCCAGCAGGTGCTCGGCTCGCCGGCGATCCCCGTCCGCGAGCAGCGCCGGCTGTTCCAGATGATCGCCCGGCTCCCCGACATGTACAAGCAGCTCCGCGAGCTGACCGCCCAGATCGAGGCCGTCTCGGCGATCCTGCCGATGACCCCCAGCCACGACGGGACCGTCGGCTTCGACGACGGCGACGGGGCCGCCGACCCGACCGGCTTCTGA
- a CDS encoding carbon storage regulator yields the protein MIIIPREEGEGVVIGDDVVVTVVEIRGDRVRLAIEYPDDTSVERGEDRSRIRTYRDVLLSSLSS from the coding sequence GTGATCATCATCCCCAGGGAAGAGGGCGAAGGCGTCGTGATCGGTGACGACGTGGTCGTCACCGTCGTGGAGATTCGGGGCGACCGCGTGCGGCTGGCCATCGAATACCCCGACGACACGTCCGTCGAGCGTGGGGAGGATCGATCCCGGATTCGGACCTATCGCGACGTCCTCCTGTCGTCGCTCTCGTCCTGA
- a CDS encoding HAD family hydrolase — MNTQPKWERIQGIVLDAVGTLIKPTPSVSEAYTEAAARQGVELAPELVRGRFHAAFRGDLVQGADGVLSTDEGVERRRWRAIVARVLPEAPDPDRAFDELWDHFGRPESWRAFPDSAPAVEAIREAGMRVCIGSNFDGRLHRVVAGLPELADVVEAIVVSSEVGYRKPHAAFFRAACERMGLPPDRVLSVGDDLENDVHGARRAGLSALFLSRRGEGVDDVPSVTDLTALTALRGAEA; from the coding sequence ATGAACACGCAACCGAAATGGGAACGTATCCAGGGTATCGTCCTCGACGCCGTGGGGACTTTAATCAAGCCGACGCCTTCCGTCTCCGAGGCCTACACCGAGGCCGCCGCGCGGCAGGGGGTGGAGCTGGCTCCCGAGCTGGTGCGGGGGCGGTTCCATGCGGCCTTCCGGGGCGACCTGGTCCAGGGGGCGGACGGCGTCCTGTCGACCGACGAGGGGGTCGAGCGGCGGCGGTGGCGGGCGATCGTGGCCCGGGTCCTGCCCGAGGCGCCCGACCCCGATCGGGCCTTCGACGAACTCTGGGATCATTTCGGCCGGCCCGAATCGTGGCGGGCCTTCCCCGACTCGGCCCCGGCCGTCGAGGCCATCCGCGAGGCCGGGATGCGGGTCTGCATCGGCTCGAACTTCGACGGCCGGCTGCACAGGGTGGTCGCCGGCCTGCCGGAGCTGGCCGACGTCGTCGAGGCGATCGTGGTCTCGTCGGAAGTCGGCTACCGCAAGCCCCATGCGGCCTTCTTCCGGGCCGCCTGCGAGCGCATGGGGCTCCCCCCCGACCGGGTGCTGTCGGTGGGCGACGACCTGGAGAACGACGTCCACGGGGCGCGTCGGGCCGGGCTCTCGGCGCTCTTCCTGAGCCGCCGCGGCGAAGGGGTCGACGACGTGCCCAGCGTCACCGATTTGACCGCCCTTACGGCGCTTCGGGGGGCGGAAGCCTGA
- a CDS encoding LpxI family protein gives MPSLQETTRRGLGLGRLRRGPARVDPDAPAIGLLAGSGRFPILFAEAARRQGYAVACVGIQYEAPAELREICTTFDVAGVAKMGRMIRTFRRRGVKEIVMAGKVTKNVIYTPMRWLHLCPDLRTVQWWYRRDRADNRDDSLLLSVIAEFERDGMTFTSALDYCPELLVKEGVLTRRAPSPAERLDVQFGWRMAKEMGRLDVGQSVAVKEKATLAIEAIEGTDRCIERAGQLCRAGGWTLVKVAKPQQDMRFDVPTIGVKTVENLHKAGGRVLAVEADRTIVVDQPDVVALADRYGMTIIAVRDDPAA, from the coding sequence GTGCCGTCGCTGCAGGAAACGACCCGTCGCGGCCTGGGACTGGGCCGCCTCCGCCGGGGCCCCGCCCGCGTCGACCCCGACGCGCCCGCGATCGGCCTGCTGGCCGGCAGCGGCCGGTTCCCGATCCTCTTCGCCGAGGCCGCCCGCCGCCAGGGCTACGCCGTCGCCTGCGTGGGGATCCAGTACGAGGCCCCCGCCGAGCTGCGCGAGATCTGCACCACGTTCGACGTCGCGGGCGTGGCCAAGATGGGCCGGATGATCCGCACGTTCCGCCGCCGCGGCGTGAAGGAGATCGTCATGGCGGGCAAGGTCACGAAGAACGTGATCTACACCCCCATGCGCTGGCTGCACCTCTGCCCCGACCTGCGGACCGTCCAGTGGTGGTACCGCCGCGACCGGGCCGACAACCGCGACGACTCGCTGCTGCTCTCCGTCATCGCCGAATTCGAGAGGGACGGTATGACCTTCACCTCGGCACTCGACTACTGCCCGGAACTCCTCGTGAAGGAGGGGGTCCTCACCCGCCGCGCCCCGTCGCCCGCGGAGCGCCTGGACGTGCAGTTCGGCTGGCGGATGGCCAAGGAGATGGGCCGCCTCGACGTCGGCCAGTCGGTCGCGGTCAAGGAGAAGGCCACCCTGGCGATCGAGGCCATCGAGGGGACCGACCGCTGCATCGAACGCGCCGGCCAGCTCTGCCGGGCCGGCGGCTGGACCCTGGTGAAGGTCGCCAAGCCCCAGCAGGACATGCGGTTCGACGTCCCCACCATCGGCGTGAAGACCGTCGAGAACCTCCACAAGGCGGGCGGCCGCGTGCTCGCCGTCGAGGCCGACAGGACCATCGTCGTCGACCAGCCCGACGTCGTCGCCCTCGCCGACCGCTACGGCATGACGATCATCGCCGTCCGCGACGACCCCGCCGCCTGA
- a CDS encoding thioredoxin domain-containing protein, with amino-acid sequence MSSSHASPDRAGASEHPANRLAGETSPYLLQHAHNPVEWHPWGHEALELAKAEDRPIFLSIGYSACHWCHVMERESFENPDIARIMNAHFVNIKVDREERPDLDQIYMNAVQAMTGQGGWPMSVFLTPEGEPFFGGTYFPPSDSRGMPGFPRVLLSVHRAWAERRGEIRQSAVEMTSHLRNAADAGRGKGEASPLSTALLDHAAKALIRNFDARHGGFGQAPKFPHPMDLRVLLRQFARTGDAQALHAATFTLGKMARGGIYDHLGGGFARYSTDERWLAPHFEKMLYDNALLASAYVEAFQATGEASFARTARATLGYVLDRMTDPDGPFYSTEDADSEGEEGKYYVWSLGEILEVLGVDLGRNFALTYDVSPAGNWERKNILNLPRPIAESAKDLGRDADELEAELAESRATLLAVRGRRIAPGKDTKVLVAWNGLAIAALAQAGRALAEPRFLETAEKAAAFLLDRLRTSDGRLLHTYKDGIAKLNGYLDDYACLIDGLTRLFEATGGPRWLASAVELADVMVAEFRDAGHGGFYYTGASHETLLTRQKDLFDDATPSGNGMAATALVRLAALTGREDLATIGRQAVEAAAKILEGAPSAGGQTLIALDFLLAPPRELAIVAGSDRREFAAALDAAFARFLPHAVVAPAPAEDREALAKLVPLLEARPAVDDHVTLYDCENFTCRAPVAGTSGVLAALAGAGRG; translated from the coding sequence ATGTCGTCATCACATGCGAGCCCCGATCGCGCCGGCGCGTCCGAGCACCCCGCCAACCGCCTGGCGGGCGAGACCAGCCCCTATCTGCTGCAGCACGCGCACAACCCGGTGGAGTGGCACCCCTGGGGCCACGAGGCGCTCGAGCTGGCGAAGGCCGAGGACCGGCCCATCTTCCTGTCCATCGGCTACTCGGCGTGCCACTGGTGCCACGTCATGGAGCGGGAGAGCTTCGAGAATCCGGACATCGCCCGGATCATGAACGCCCACTTCGTGAACATCAAGGTCGACCGCGAGGAGCGTCCCGACCTCGACCAGATCTACATGAACGCCGTCCAGGCGATGACCGGCCAGGGGGGCTGGCCGATGTCGGTCTTCCTGACGCCTGAAGGGGAGCCGTTCTTCGGCGGCACGTATTTCCCCCCCAGCGACTCGCGGGGCATGCCGGGGTTCCCGCGCGTCCTGCTGAGCGTCCATCGCGCATGGGCCGAGCGCCGGGGCGAGATCCGCCAGTCGGCCGTCGAGATGACCTCGCACCTGCGGAACGCGGCCGATGCCGGCCGGGGGAAGGGCGAGGCGTCTCCGCTCTCGACCGCGCTGCTCGACCACGCGGCGAAGGCCCTGATCCGGAACTTCGACGCCCGCCACGGCGGCTTCGGCCAGGCGCCCAAGTTCCCGCACCCGATGGACCTCCGCGTGCTGCTGCGGCAGTTCGCGCGCACCGGCGACGCCCAGGCGCTGCACGCCGCGACGTTCACGCTCGGCAAGATGGCTCGGGGCGGCATCTACGACCACCTCGGCGGCGGCTTCGCCCGCTACTCCACCGACGAGCGCTGGCTGGCCCCCCACTTCGAGAAGATGCTCTACGACAACGCCCTGCTGGCCTCGGCCTACGTCGAGGCCTTCCAGGCGACCGGCGAGGCGAGCTTCGCCCGCACGGCGCGCGCCACGCTGGGCTACGTCCTGGACCGCATGACCGACCCCGACGGCCCCTTCTACTCGACCGAGGACGCCGACAGCGAGGGCGAGGAGGGCAAGTACTACGTCTGGTCGCTGGGCGAGATCCTCGAAGTCCTCGGCGTCGACCTGGGGCGGAACTTCGCGCTCACCTACGACGTCTCGCCGGCCGGCAACTGGGAGCGGAAGAACATCCTGAACCTCCCCCGGCCGATCGCCGAGTCCGCCAAGGACCTGGGCCGCGACGCCGACGAGCTGGAGGCCGAGCTGGCCGAGTCGCGGGCGACCCTGCTGGCCGTGCGCGGCCGCCGCATCGCGCCGGGCAAGGACACGAAGGTGCTCGTCGCCTGGAACGGCCTGGCGATCGCCGCGCTCGCGCAGGCGGGGCGGGCCCTGGCCGAGCCCCGCTTCCTGGAGACCGCCGAAAAGGCCGCGGCGTTCCTGCTCGACCGGCTGCGGACGTCCGACGGGCGGCTGCTCCATACTTACAAGGACGGGATCGCCAAGCTCAACGGCTATCTCGACGACTACGCCTGCCTGATCGACGGCCTGACCCGGCTGTTCGAGGCGACCGGCGGCCCGCGCTGGCTGGCCTCGGCCGTCGAGCTGGCCGACGTGATGGTCGCCGAGTTCCGCGACGCCGGGCACGGCGGCTTCTACTACACGGGCGCGAGCCACGAAACCCTGCTCACGCGCCAGAAGGACCTGTTCGACGACGCGACCCCCTCGGGCAACGGCATGGCGGCGACCGCCCTGGTCCGCCTGGCCGCGCTGACGGGCCGGGAGGACCTCGCGACGATCGGCCGCCAGGCCGTCGAGGCCGCCGCGAAGATCCTCGAAGGCGCGCCCTCCGCGGGCGGCCAGACCCTCATCGCGCTCGACTTCCTGCTCGCCCCCCCTCGCGAGCTGGCGATCGTCGCCGGGTCGGACCGCCGCGAGTTCGCCGCCGCGCTCGACGCCGCCTTCGCGCGGTTCCTCCCCCACGCCGTCGTCGCCCCGGCCCCCGCCGAGGATCGCGAGGCGTTGGCGAAGCTCGTCCCGCTGCTGGAAGCCCGGCCCGCCGTCGACGACCACGTCACGCTCTACGACTGCGAGAACTTCACCTGCCGCGCGCCGGTCGCGGGGACGTCGGGCGTCCTCGCGGCGCTGGCGGGGGCCGGCCGGGGCTGA
- the tsaD gene encoding tRNA (adenosine(37)-N6)-threonylcarbamoyltransferase complex transferase subunit TsaD, whose product MILLAIESTCDETGAAVLEGREPLGESVPRILSSVVSSQIGLHQRFGGVVPEIASRAHVRQVVPMIDEALKRAGVGLKDVGAVAVSTRPGLVGALVVGLTAAKALALALDVPLVAVDHLEGHLYACQLAHPDRRVFPCVGLVVSGGHSSLYACREPLDCAFLGGTIDDAAGEAFDKVASLLNLGYPGGPEIERAAKAGNPKAFAFPRSFLHEPRLAFSFSGLKTAVLYALRGPNQERGVVEPTPELTADLAASFQEAVVDILVAKARQALEQTGMERLGVGGGVAANGRFREKLGAAMDAMGVETFIPPLSLCTDNAAMAGVALLKLAAGRTADLDVDVAAGLVRPKPTA is encoded by the coding sequence GTGATCCTGCTGGCGATCGAGTCGACCTGCGACGAGACCGGCGCGGCGGTGCTGGAAGGGCGGGAACCCCTCGGGGAATCGGTCCCGCGGATCCTGTCGAGCGTGGTCTCGTCGCAGATCGGCCTGCACCAGAGGTTCGGCGGGGTGGTGCCCGAGATCGCCTCGCGGGCCCACGTCCGCCAGGTCGTGCCGATGATCGACGAGGCCCTCAAGCGGGCCGGCGTCGGCCTCAAAGATGTGGGCGCGGTCGCCGTATCGACCCGCCCCGGCCTGGTCGGGGCCCTGGTCGTCGGCCTGACCGCCGCCAAGGCCCTCGCCCTGGCGCTCGACGTCCCGCTGGTCGCCGTGGACCACCTCGAAGGCCACCTTTACGCCTGCCAGCTCGCCCACCCCGACCGCCGGGTCTTCCCCTGCGTGGGCCTGGTCGTCTCCGGAGGGCATTCGAGCCTCTACGCCTGCCGAGAACCGCTCGACTGCGCGTTCCTGGGCGGGACGATCGACGACGCGGCCGGCGAGGCGTTCGACAAGGTCGCCAGCCTGTTGAACCTGGGCTACCCCGGCGGCCCCGAGATCGAGCGCGCGGCGAAGGCCGGGAACCCGAAGGCGTTCGCCTTCCCCCGGTCGTTCCTGCACGAGCCCCGGCTGGCTTTCAGCTTCTCGGGCCTCAAAACGGCCGTCCTGTACGCCCTGCGGGGGCCGAACCAGGAGCGCGGGGTCGTCGAGCCGACGCCCGAGCTGACCGCAGACCTCGCCGCGAGCTTCCAGGAGGCCGTGGTCGACATCCTGGTCGCCAAGGCCCGCCAGGCGCTCGAGCAGACCGGCATGGAGCGGCTGGGGGTCGGCGGCGGGGTCGCGGCGAACGGCCGCTTCCGCGAGAAGCTCGGCGCGGCGATGGACGCGATGGGGGTCGAGACCTTCATCCCCCCCCTCTCGCTCTGCACCGACAACGCGGCCATGGCCGGCGTGGCCCTGCTCAAGCTGGCCGCCGGCCGGACCGCGGACCTCGACGTGGACGTCGCCGCGGGCCTGGTCCGGCCGAAGCCGACGGCCTGA
- a CDS encoding S41 family peptidase — protein sequence MSRRRRIFLALAAAAVLSPLCWLASGTRAAKPKDEMLELYGLFVDAVEKVEANYVRPVNRKELLESALEGMLQNLDQHSSYINMGEWQQFRKQIEGKFGGIGIQVGIDHDTGRLRVIAPMVNTPAYEAGILAGDLILEIDGHSTEGMSSDKAVETLTGRPGTEVELNVLHEGSEQPTPIKLSRAVIEVPSVLGERREKDGSWDFMLDKDKKIGYIRITNFMQSTGDEVRKALDKLKDEGARAVVLDLRDDPGGLLSAAVEVSDLFLDKGDIVSTKGRNTIPKSYVAQQDSPYESLPMAVLVNGNSASASEIVSAALQDHKRAVVVGSRSYGKGSVQNILELEDGNSVLKLTVASYHRPSGENIHRFRDAKASDKWGVTPDPGMEVKLTPAEYRDWFLARRGRDLPALAKLNAAKKPVEAKSDAEKAQDNKEKVETKDVPKDEKPPADPTKPEPPKAATPPEGAPPFVDKVLDKALEVLKGKLDAPAPAEEKKAA from the coding sequence ATGTCGAGACGGAGACGGATCTTTCTGGCCCTGGCCGCCGCGGCCGTCCTGAGCCCCTTGTGCTGGCTGGCGAGCGGGACCCGCGCCGCCAAGCCCAAGGACGAGATGCTCGAGCTGTACGGCCTCTTCGTCGACGCGGTCGAGAAGGTCGAGGCCAATTACGTCCGCCCCGTCAACCGCAAGGAGCTGCTGGAGAGCGCCCTGGAAGGGATGCTCCAGAACCTCGACCAGCATTCGTCTTACATCAACATGGGCGAATGGCAGCAGTTCCGCAAGCAGATCGAGGGCAAGTTCGGCGGCATCGGCATCCAGGTCGGCATCGACCACGACACGGGCCGCCTCCGGGTCATCGCGCCGATGGTCAACACCCCGGCGTACGAGGCCGGGATCCTGGCCGGCGACCTGATCCTGGAGATCGACGGCCACTCGACCGAGGGCATGTCGTCGGACAAGGCCGTCGAGACCCTGACCGGCCGCCCCGGCACCGAGGTCGAGCTGAACGTGCTGCACGAAGGTTCCGAGCAGCCCACGCCGATCAAGCTCAGCCGGGCCGTCATCGAGGTCCCCAGCGTTTTGGGCGAGCGCCGCGAGAAGGACGGCAGCTGGGACTTCATGCTCGATAAAGACAAGAAGATCGGCTACATCCGCATCACCAACTTCATGCAGTCGACCGGCGACGAGGTCCGCAAGGCCCTCGACAAGCTGAAGGACGAGGGGGCCAGGGCCGTGGTCCTCGACCTCCGCGACGACCCGGGCGGCCTCCTGAGCGCGGCGGTCGAGGTGTCGGACCTGTTCCTCGACAAGGGGGACATCGTCAGTACCAAGGGGCGGAACACCATCCCCAAGTCGTACGTCGCCCAGCAGGACAGCCCCTACGAGTCGCTGCCGATGGCCGTCCTCGTGAACGGCAACTCGGCCTCGGCGTCGGAGATCGTCTCGGCCGCCTTGCAGGACCACAAGCGGGCCGTGGTCGTCGGCTCGCGCAGCTACGGCAAGGGCTCGGTCCAGAACATCCTGGAGCTGGAAGACGGCAACAGCGTGCTCAAGCTGACCGTCGCCAGCTACCACCGGCCCTCCGGCGAGAACATCCACCGCTTCCGCGACGCCAAGGCCAGCGACAAGTGGGGCGTCACGCCCGACCCGGGCATGGAGGTCAAGCTCACCCCCGCCGAGTACCGCGACTGGTTCCTCGCCCGCCGCGGCCGCGACCTCCCGGCGCTTGCCAAGCTCAACGCGGCCAAGAAGCCCGTCGAGGCCAAGTCCGACGCCGAGAAGGCCCAGGACAACAAGGAGAAGGTCGAGACCAAGGACGTCCCCAAGGACGAGAAGCCCCCGGCCGATCCGACCAAGCCCGAGCCCCCCAAGGCCGCCACGCCTCCCGAGGGCGCGCCCCCCTTCGTCGACAAGGTCCTGGACAAGGCCCTCGAAGTCCTCAAGGGCAAGCTCGACGCCCCCGCACCGGCCGAGGAGAAGAAGGCCGCGTGA
- a CDS encoding FkbM family methyltransferase: protein MRETTKPKPRRWYRRVADKVLSENRIQQMKSYVWRFKKDNWYIGRYIELTGDVIDFHGVKVSLDNPLIRTRAKSLMYYGWHENDEIDYTLKYLDPALPTVEFGASIGALSCITNRHLQRPTEHVVVEANPVVVPTLLKNRELNGCRFQIISAAVGAENALIEFQIDDHLESRISSGGDSRVTVAAIGLKDILKHRGFQTINLQIDVEGAEIALVDDELETLRAHVKHIVMETHARFLTGDGTEKMLEKLERAGFECLVAATPSSPVVVFRNRALDGPTRAE from the coding sequence GTGCGAGAGACGACGAAGCCCAAGCCCCGCCGATGGTACCGTCGCGTGGCTGACAAGGTCCTCAGCGAGAATCGCATCCAGCAGATGAAGTCCTACGTCTGGCGGTTCAAGAAGGACAACTGGTACATCGGCAGGTACATCGAGCTCACCGGGGACGTGATCGACTTCCACGGCGTCAAGGTCTCCCTCGACAACCCGCTGATCCGGACGCGCGCCAAGAGCCTGATGTATTACGGCTGGCACGAGAACGACGAGATCGACTACACGCTCAAGTACCTCGACCCGGCCCTGCCGACGGTCGAGTTCGGGGCGTCGATCGGGGCCCTGTCCTGCATCACGAACCGCCATCTGCAGCGGCCGACCGAGCACGTCGTCGTCGAGGCGAACCCCGTGGTCGTGCCGACGCTGCTGAAGAACCGCGAACTCAACGGCTGCCGCTTCCAGATCATCTCCGCGGCCGTCGGGGCCGAGAACGCGCTCATCGAGTTCCAGATCGACGACCACCTCGAGAGCCGGATCTCGAGCGGGGGCGACAGCCGCGTCACGGTCGCCGCGATCGGGCTGAAGGACATCCTCAAGCATCGCGGCTTCCAGACGATCAACCTCCAGATCGACGTCGAGGGGGCCGAGATCGCGCTGGTCGACGACGAGCTGGAAACCCTGCGCGCGCACGTCAAGCACATCGTCATGGAAACCCACGCGCGTTTCCTCACCGGCGACGGGACCGAGAAGATGCTCGAGAAGCTCGAGCGGGCGGGCTTCGAATGCCTCGTGGCGGCGACGCCCAGCAGCCCCGTGGTCGTCTTCCGGAATCGCGCGCTCGACGGGCCCACGCGGGCGGAATAG